TTCAAAAAATACTACAGCAACAGCGTGGGTTCATTCAAGCTAATTGATCTGGGACGGGTAGAACACACCGTTACAGAGGTAAATTTCAATGAATCTACTCAAAAAATCGAAGTCACTATTCCTCAGACAGTAGCATTAGGAAGAATAAGATCCTTCAATGCTTATGATAAAAGCGGAGTATTAATAGGCAGTCTTGTGACCACCAATTATACCGTTACACAGTAGCAAAGAAGAGCGTTATCCTGTCACAGATAATATAACCTCTTTAGTCATAAAAATGAGTATCTGGAATACAACATTGCAGATACTTATTTACTAAATCCTAATTTCCGATTTCATGTTATCTTCTACCTTTCAATGGTTAATTATACTAATCATATGTGTTTTTTGCGCGTGTAGCAAAGCAAAAGGTCCGGATACAGATCCTCCTGTTATTCCGGAGGAGAAAAGCCTGCGAGAGCAATATGAAACCCGTTCGTCCTTATGGCCCAAACCTGTGCTGGATGAAGGCATTCTGTTTCAGGAGCTGGCAGTCATGCCTGCCGGGCCGGTTGATGCTGTTGCTCAGCGCAAAGTTATCGCTTTAGGTAAAGTGCTCTTCTTCGATCCGCGTGTTGGTCGTGGTGACAACTCCTGCTCCTCCTGTCATAATCCGGCAACCTACTGGGTAGATCGAAAAAAAACTGCTGAAGGTATAGCTACACATCACCGCAATACTCCTTCTATGGAAAATGTGTGGTATGTCAATGGCAGGCTCTTTCTTGACGGTCGTGCAAAGACGTATGCAGAGCAGATTGCCGAAGCTATCGAATCTCCAATCGAAATGGGAGGAAATACTTATACCCTGCCTGCAAAGCTGTCTGCTGTAAAAGATTATCTGGCTCTTTTTGCAGAAGCGTACGGAGATCAGGAAATTAACAGACAGCGCATACTGGATGCTATTGCGGTATATTCTCAGAGTATTGTAAGCGGAGAAACAGCTTTTGATAAATTTCTGAAAGGTCAGTACAAGGCACTGAGCGACCAGCAGATTGAAGGTTTGCATCTGTTTCGCACAAAAGGAAGATGCTTGAATTGTCACAATGGTCCGTTTCTGACAGATCTGGAATACCATAATTTAGGATATGCAACAGATCGCACAGGAACTCTTGACAACGGCAGATTTATAGCCACAGGCATAGAATCCGATAGAGGGAAGTTTCGTACAGCAGGTCTTCGGAATATTGCACAAACATACCCGTATATGCACAACGGTACTGTATCCACATTGGAAGAAATGCTCGATCTGCTGAGTCAGGGAATGCCTCAGGTAAGCGGACAGCAGATCAATGGAGAACTATCCCCCCATATCAAAAATCTACGTTTGACGAGTACAGAACGGAAAGCAATAGTCTCTTTTTTAGAATCCCTGAGTAGTGAACCGACGGCGACAGAAAGACCCGTAATACCGGAGTAATAAAACACAAAACCCCGAAGCTGTGAAGTTCCGGGGTTTTGCTGCCAACAGTAAAATACCATTGGACATATATATCTTAAGGATGCAAAAATATAATTATCAACCCATTATATGAAAGATAAAATGTTAAAGTTTGTAAAAATCACAAAATTTATAGCTATAATTCTACATAAGCACCTTTAAAAATGTATACGCGATAAGCATGCTATCAAATCTAATCAGTAAATTAGTCTCTGAATTAACTAACTAAAGAACCCGCAAAAGATGCAAAAAATATACACGTCCCGGCAGCCCTATCACAAGATATGGAGCAGACATCTGCTTTTTTTCTTACTTCCCGTTTTCCTTCTGGCCAGTTGTAAGAAAGATAAGGATACCGATCCGGAAGAAGATAAAATTATATCACCGACTACAGGGACACGTACACAATTTACACTGGATTCGATCTTTCTGTATGCCCGTCAGGTATACCTGTGGCAGGATGCCTTACCGACATATCAGGATTTTGATCCCAGGACAAGATATGGGAGCATCAACCCGGAGTTGACTGCATTTAAGAAAGAACTGTTTGACATTACGCAGTACAAAAAGAACAGCTCTGGCATTCCCTTTGAAAACCCAATAGGCGTAGGTGTTTCGAAGTATTCCAATATTGAAAAAGGAACAGCCCAATCCGGATCTACTGCAGCTATCGCAGCGACTTCATCCCCGATACTGTATCAGAAAACCTGGCAGGAAGGAAATCAAAGTATAGGATATATAGCGCTGGGCTCCTTCCCTATACTGAGCAGTTGTCAGGCGGCTCTGGATGACTCCTTTGCGACAATGGCTGCGTTTGCGCCTACAAACCTGATTATTGATCTGCGGAGTAACGGAGGAGGTTATGTGGAGACTGCGAAAT
The Sphingobacterium spiritivorum genome window above contains:
- a CDS encoding cytochrome-c peroxidase yields the protein MLSSTFQWLIILIICVFCACSKAKGPDTDPPVIPEEKSLREQYETRSSLWPKPVLDEGILFQELAVMPAGPVDAVAQRKVIALGKVLFFDPRVGRGDNSCSSCHNPATYWVDRKKTAEGIATHHRNTPSMENVWYVNGRLFLDGRAKTYAEQIAEAIESPIEMGGNTYTLPAKLSAVKDYLALFAEAYGDQEINRQRILDAIAVYSQSIVSGETAFDKFLKGQYKALSDQQIEGLHLFRTKGRCLNCHNGPFLTDLEYHNLGYATDRTGTLDNGRFIATGIESDRGKFRTAGLRNIAQTYPYMHNGTVSTLEEMLDLLSQGMPQVSGQQINGELSPHIKNLRLTSTERKAIVSFLESLSSEPTATERPVIPE